The Halomonas binhaiensis nucleotide sequence CTATCTCCAAGTCCACGGGCCTGATCACCGCTGTCGTGTTCATTCTGGTCGCCGTGGGGAACAGCTTCTCCTGGATCATTTCCTTCGCTCAGATTCCTCAGGCCCTGCTCGAGGCCGCAGGTATCAATGAGGCGGGCCCCACCGGGGTGCTGATCGCGATCTGTGTGTCCTTCTTCATTGCCTGCATGTTCGTCGACCCCATCGTCGTCATTCTGGTACTGACGCCTATTTTTACGCCGGCTATCGAAGCTACCGGCCTGGATCCTGTACTCGTCGGTATCCTGATCACGCTGCAGGTCGCGATAGGCTCGGCAACACCACCCTTCGGTTGCGATATCTTCACCGCGATTGCCATCTTCAAACGTCCTTACCTGGACGTGATCAAGGGCACACCTCCCTTCGTGCTATTGCTGATCCTTGCCGCTGCGCTGCTGATCATGTTCCCGCAGATATCTCTGTTCCTGCGCGATGTTGCCTTCCGCTAGCCATGAGCCGTTGTGTAGTTAGCCGTTGTGTAGATAGGAGGTCCTGCGATGTTTCATCGAATTCTGGTAGCGGTAGATGGTTCCAAGGGTGCCTTGAAAGCTCTGGAAAAGGCGGTAGCTCTGCAACTGCTGACAGGCGCGGAGATATACATATTGTGCGTTTTCAAGCACCACAGCTTGCTGGAAGCATCACTTTCCATGGTCCGCCCTGATGAGGTTGATATACCCGACGATGCGCTCAAGGAGTACGCCACCGAAATCGCGGTACAGGCCAAGTCCAGGGCCGTTGACATGGGAGTTGCTGTCGAGAAGGTCCGCGCTTTCGTCAAAGGAGGGCGTCCATCGCGCACTATCGTGCGCTTTGCGCGCAAGCGAGAGTGCGACCTGGTCGTCATTGGAGCACACGGCACAAACGGCGATAACATACTGCTGGGTAGTGTTTCCCAGCGTGTCGCCGGGTCGGCCAGTTGCCCGACACTTGTGGTTTAGTGCGGAACCAATGGCCAACTGTTACAGTCTCATCACCGACATTCACTCGTAGTGCTTCACGAAGCTAAAGGATTTCCATGAAGAGACTGCTGACTACCGCCTCCCTGATCGCCCTGCTGGGTGCAGCCCCACTGGCCTTCTCCGCTCCGGAAACCGATCAGGAGAAACTCAGCTATAGCCTTGGTGTAACTCTCGGCCAGAGCATTCAGCAAGATGTTGAAGACCTCGACACCGAGGCTTTCACTGACGCTGTTAACGATGTGTTTGCAGGCGGCGAACTGCAGATGAGCGAAGACGAGATTGCGGCAGCACTGACCAAGTTCCAGCAGGAGGCCATGGCCAAGCGTGCCGAGGAGCAGAAGAAGCTGGCCGCAGAGCTCGAGAAAGAGGCCAAGGCCAATAAGGAAGAGGGCGACAAGTTCCTCGCTGAAAACGGCGAGAAGGAAGGCGTCACCACTACCGATTCCGGTCTGCAGTACAAGGAACTTGAGTCCGGCGACGGCGCAACCCCGGCCGATGGCGACACCGTCAAGGTCAACTACGAAGGCAAGCTGATCGATGGCAAAGTGTTCGACAGCTCCTATGAGCGCGGCGAGCCTGTGTCCTTCCAGGTCGGCCAGGTGATCGAAGGCTGGCAGGAAGCCCTGAAGATGATGAAAGTGGGCGATACTTGGGAAGTGGTCATCCCTGCCGAGCTAGCCTATGGCGCCCGTGGTCAAGGTCCGATTGGCCCGAACCAGACCTTGATCTTCAAGGTTGAACTGCTTGATGTGACACCTGCCGCAGAAGCGGAAGGTGCTGAAGAAGACAAGGCAGCAACCGAAGACAAGGCAGCAGAAGAGGAAAGCGAAGGTTAAGCTAAGCGCTTGGTCTCCCCTCTGCTCGATCCTGCTCATCGCCAGCCTTTCAGGCTGGCGATGTTCTTTTCGCCCAGGCTATTTCAGTCGCTGGCAAGCACATCAGCCAACGCTGCTTGCAAAGGAGCAGGAGTCGGCGAATGGAGCACCCGCTGCAATACTCTTCCTTGCGGATCTACCAGATAGAGATATGCCGTATGGTCGATCGTGTATTCTCCTTCGGAGTCCTCCGCTTCGACCTTGCGCCAGACCACATCGTAACGTCCGGCAATATCCTCGAGCTGTGTTCGGTTTCCCGTAGCCCCGATAAATCCATCACCGAAGAACCCCAGATATTCTCGTAGCCGCTCAATGCTATCCCGCTCCGGATCCAGGGATATCAAGACAGGCACAACTCGCTTCTGCTGTTCATGAGGGAGGCTATCCAGGGTTTGGCGCATTACCGAAAGGCTCATGGGGCAGACATCGGGGCACCATGTATAGCCGAAGAACACGACAGCAACCTGATCATCGGCTAGCGATGCCAGCGAGAAGTCCCCTTCGGTCGAGGCCAGTTCAATTGGCCCACCGGCGATCAGCCCCTCAGGGGAACGGCTTTCCCAAGGCTTGAGCGTCCATAGCACCGCGGCAGCCAGAATGACAATGGCACCAGCCCCCACCCCCAGGTAACGTCGATTCATGAACCTCTCCATGCCCTTGTCTGCTCGACTTCGGCTATTGTTCTGTTTTAGCTAATTGCTCTATTCCGGCTAATTGTTCTATTTCACTGGCTAACCTGTGATATCGCTTTTTTCCGGCACCCTTCACATCCGCTAACTCATGTTTCCGGGATATTGCACTTCAAGATCGAACCAGCTTCCCAGAGGGCCTCTCGGGGTGTCCAGTACCACAAGTACCCGCCACATCATACGGTCCCGGGTGCAGATGCCCACTTGGCCTTGGCCTTGAAAATGTCCAGACCCAGACGCTGTCAGAGGAAAACGATGTACTCCCATGTCCATGTCGACACCTTCGAATGAGACCACCGCTCCAGTGGCCTCGATACCGCTTATCTGAACATCCAATGGCAATGGCTCCAGCGGACGAATATCGCCGTCAACCGGGATGGATAGCGTAAGGCGAGCCCCATCCCCAAGGTCGGCACTACAAGAGCCACGGTGTAGATCACAGGATTCAACCTGTTCCGGCACATGCCACTCCACCGCCTCATGGCCAGCGATTTCATAGCGCAACAGGTACCATAGGGCCATGCCCAACGCGATGAGTGTCAGCGTTATCAGCAACGTCAGCCGGGGCCTGCGTGTGGAACTGAACTTGCTCGGAAGCATGGGCACTAGAGCCTATCGATACAAAAGACGGAACGCATGCCAAGCGCAGGCATACGGTAAGCTTAACAATAAAGTGCCACTAAGCCTCATGGATGTCCTGCGCGTTGATGTCGCAGTGCCCGCACGAGGTTCACAAAGGGAGTCATCATGGCAGGTATCGCCGAAGCATTAGGACCTTTGTTTCTTCTCATCTTGCTTGGTGCTGTGCTTGGGGCCCTGCGCATCCCCGGCGGGGATTTCTGGACGCGCATGGAGAAACTGATCTACTTCCTGCTATTCCCCGCCATGCTCATCGCCACCCTGGCGCGGGCAGACATTTCACGAGTACCTGTCGTCAGCATTGCAATAACCCTGCTGGGTGCCATGGCCGTATTCAGCGCTCTGCTCTGGTGGGCCAGGCCTCGACTGGGTCTGACGGCTGCCGCCTTCACCTCTGTCTTCCAGGGGGCTGTTCGTTTCAACACCTACGTCGGTGTCGCTGGTGCCGCGGCCCTGCATGGCTCCCATGGCGCTACGGTTGCAGCTGTGGCATTGGCCTTGATGATTCCCGTCGTCAATGTGCTCTGCGTACTGACCTTCATTGCCGCAGGAACTCTCGGCCGCTCCGGCTTCTGGAAGAGCCTCGGCGCACTGGTTCAGAACCCTTTGATACTGGCCTGTCTTGCAGGTATCGGGTTAAACCTCTCAGGCATTGGCCTTCCTGGATGGAGTGCCGGTAGCCTGGAGCTTCTGGGAAGAGCCGCCTTGCCTTTGGGGCTAGTAGCAGTGGGTGTTGCACTCCGGCCTCACGCCTTGCTTCGCAGGGATCTAGGTCTATGGGTCTCGAGCTTGGTCAAGCTCGTCCTGATGCCTGTACTGGTCCTCATATTGGGTTGGGTGTTTGGCCTGGACAGAGTCAGCCAGGATGTGGCCTTGCTGTTCGCTGCCCTGCCTACAGCAACGTCGGCCTACATCCTGGCCCGACAGCTTGGTGGCGACGCCGATCTCATGGCAGGGTTGATCACCGCTCAAACACTGCTGGCCATGCTGACACTACCACTGTGGATGCGTCTGGTAGGAAGCTGAAAAGCATTCTGGCCAGGCAGAGCTTGGCAAAAAAACCTGAATAAAAAAAAGTCTCATTCATGTTGACGAGTAAATGAGAATGGTTTAGTTTCAATTCATCGGCGTTTAATGAGCCGCCGGTGCCAGACACAAGGCTTGCCAGTCGTTGTCTGGTTTCTCCTCCTCATTGCTAGTCACGGTCCTTTCGCCGCTCCTGAATCAGGAGCGGCTTTTCTTTTTTCTTCCACCACTGCGTGATGGCTTAGCGACATGACGCAATCATCTTTCGATACGGCTCTTCATTGGCGAAACGGAAAGATGAAACAGACAGGTAAAACGGCACAGCAAACGCATAAATAAAAAATATTCTCGTTTGCGTTGACGTCTAAATGAGAATGGTTTAACTTCAATTCATCGGCGTTTGATGAGCCGCCGGTGCCAGACACAAGGCTTGCCAGTCGCAGTCTGGTTTCTCCTCCTCATTGCTAGTCACGGTCCTTCGCCGCTCCTGAATTCAGGAGCGGCTTTTTAGTATCGACTACGAGAGAAATAGCGGTATCGCCTGGAGAAACACGCTTTTGCCTGGCTTGGCAGGGGGTCAATTGCTGCGTGGGCTAGTCGCGGCGATAAATCAGATCCCATACCCCATGTCCCAGACGTTCCCCACGAGCCTCAAACTTGGTCAAGGGCCGAAAGTCCGGGCGAGGCACATAAGGGGAGGTTTCAGGCTCTGCTGTGTTGGTATAGCCGGGAGCAGCATCCATCACCTCCACCATCCACTCTGCATAAGCCTCCCAGTCGGTTGCCATATGCAAGGTACCTCCCGCTTTCAAGCGGGTGCGAATCAACTCGACAAAGGCAGGCTGTACAATACGGCGTTTGTGATGTTTCTTCTTTGGCCAGGGGTCAGGAAAGAACAACTGGAATGTCGTCAGGCTGTCGGCAGGCAAGCATTGCTCAAGCACCGCCAAGGCATCTTCACGGTACACACGGATATTGGTCAGCCCTCGCTTGTCCGCTTCATCCAACAGTTTGCCGACCCCCGGTGCATGAACTTCAATACCGATAAAGTCGACTTCCGGATGCCGCTCGGCTTGTTCAATCAGCGACTTCCCCATGCCGAAGCCCACTTCCGCCACGCGAGGGGCAACACGGCCAAATAACGTATCCAGGTTTTGAGGACCATCAGCAATGGTGAGACCTAAACGCGGCCAAACTTCTTCCAGTCCACGGGTCTGCGCTTCCGTCATGCGTCCGGCGCGGATAACGTAGCTCTTGATACCTCGACGATGCAATGGAGCATCAGGAGATTCTGGGCCTGTTGTCTTGGACGCAGAAGAACCTTCGTCCTGGTGTTGGGGATCCGTCATACAGGGACATACTCTATGAATCTTGAAAAAAGGACTCAACGGCGGACCTTCTGGCGTCCGCCACCAAGCTCAGCATGTAAATTGGACAGCCTTGTCACTATTCGTTGATACGGCCAGCAGAGGGCGAGGAGGCTTCGGCACCATCACGACGCGGCATGCGCCCTGCGAGGAAGGCCTGACGACCGGCAACTACAGCGTGTTTCATTGCCTGTGCCATGAGCACAGGGGCACTGGCATGAGCAATGGCTGAATTCATCAGCACACCATCGCAACCCAGCTCCATCGCCATGGCGGCCTCGGACGCAGTACCAATTCCAGCATCAACCAATACCGGCACCTGGGCTTGCTCGATGATCAGGCGCACGTTGTAGGGGTTCTGGATTCCGTGACCAGAGCCGATCAAAGAGCCGAGCGGCATGACCGCGCAGCAGCCGATAGCTTCCAGTTCCTTGGCCACAATGGGATCATCACTGGTATAGACCATCACGTCGAACCCTTCACCCACCAGGGTTTCAGCAGCCTTCAGAGTTTCCACCACGTTGGGATAAAGGGTGTTGTCGTCGCCCAGTACTTCGAGCTTGACCAGCTTGTGGCCATCCAGCAATTCTCGGGCCAGGCGGCAGGTGCGTACGGCATCCTTGGCGGTATAACAGCCAGCGGTATTGGGTAGCAGGGTATAGCGGTCAGGTGAGATGACATCAAGCAGGTTGGGTTGACCGGCCTCCTGGCCAAGGTTGGTTCGACGCACGGCGAAGGTGACTACGTCAGCCCCGCTGGCAGCTATGGCCTGTCCGGTCTCCTCGAAGTCCTTGTATTTGCCGGTACCAACCAGCAGACGTGAAGAAAAGGTATGGCCGGCCACGCGGAACGGGCTGTCCTGAATCTCGGTCATGAATCCTGTTTCCTGGGTCAAAGGCCTGTACGCAAATAACTGCTCTTGTTGGCGCAGTGGGTACAAGACCTGGGTGATGTACGGAAGGCTCTGGCAGCAGGCGGTTATTACTAGCCACCGCCAATGGCATGAACAATCTCGATACGATCACCATCATTGAGAGATGTCTCTGCGTGCAAGCTGCGCGGCAGAATATCCTCATTGAGTTCGATAGCAATACGCCGCCCACTCAGGCCGAGCGACTCGACCAGATCTGCGACTGTCTGCGTATGCTCCAAAGCATGTGGCTCACCGTTGAGCTGAATCTGCATGGCCACCTCGTTGTTGAACTTGGCCGTTATTACGTTTGCCTATTGCTAGGCGTGGATGTTGAGCTGGGTCATCAAAACACACGGCCCTTCATTGTAGCGGTTTGCGGCCTATCGGGGTACGGTTGGCACCTATGCATACGTCTCATCAACCAGGCCGAGAAGAGGTTCAAGTCATGCAGGAGCGTCGTTGGTGGGCCACGCTGGCCATCTCAGGTGCAGTAGTTGTCATACTAGGAGCCTTCGCTGCCCATGGCCTGTCCGGTCGACTTCCATTGCGCCTGGAAAATGCCTTCATAACCGGTGTGCGTTATCAAGCCTGGCACACCCTGGCGGCCATGGCGTTGTTGGCCTGGCGTCAACATATTCGCTTCTTCGCACAGCACCTTGCCTTGATGCTGTGGGCAGGAGGGGTATTACTGTTTTCCGGATCGCTCTATGCCATGGCCATCGCCGAACTCTCCGGGCATAGCCTCGGTGCCTTCGGCATCATCACACCCATAGGGGGGCTTCTGCTGATTGCAGGGTGGGTAACACTGACAGTCGGCATATTGCGTCAGGGGCGTTAACCTTCCTCTTCCATGGCTATCTGACCGGCTCAATCACCATCGGGCAGTACATATGTCGCCGTGATATGGGCGACCGGTGCCTCATCGCCATCAGAGAATAGCTGTACCTCGCCGACAGCCAGACGCCGCCCAAGCTTGATGATCCGGGCATTGGCAATCAAGTCGCGATCGCCCCTGGCTCGGCGTAGAAAGTGGCAGTTGAGGTCTGTCGTCACGGCCATGGGTTCGGGGCCGACCTGTGCCAGGATAGCCACATAAAGACAAACATCTGCCAACCCCATCATGGTCGGCCCAGATACACAGGCCCCCGGTCTCAAGTGCTCGTCTTCAATGGCCAGGCTCATCGTGGCCCGCATATCCCCGACAGCTTCGATGGTGCCCTGTCGTTGAGGAAACACTTCATCTAGAAAGTCCTCGATAGCGGCGGCTGTCATCACGGTCATGGGGCTCTCCCTGAGTCAGTCCTTGTTCCACGATAGCGCATGCGTGCCCGAAGCTCTTCTTAATAGCAAGATCTGCTTACATAAGATGACGCCCCATCGTCAAGCGATGAGGCGTCGAAAGGAACACTCAGCTTGGCCTAGGAGGAATCTGCTGTATTTCCTAGGCGCCCTTGGCCTTATGCACCAGACGCCAATGGTGCAGAAGCGGTTCCGTGTAGCCAGCAGGCTGTTCACATCCCTTGAAGATCAAATCAGTCGCCGCCTGGAAAGCGCAAGAGCCCTCGAAGTTACCTGTCATGGGAGTATAGTTCGGATCCCCCTGATTCTGAGCATCGACCACTTCAGCCATACGCTCCAGAGTCTTCTTGACCTGGTCGATAGTGACCACATCATGGCGCAGCCAGTTGGCTATGTGCTGGCTGGAGATACGCAGGGTTGCACGGTCCTCCATCAGCCCTACATCATGAATATCCGGCACTTTGGAACAACCGACACCTTGCTCCACCCAACGCACCACATAACCGAGAATGCCCTGACAGTTGTTATCCAGTTCTTGTTGCCGCTCAGCATCACTCCAGTTGGGGTCGGCTGCCACAGGTACGCTCAGCAGTCCTTCCAGCAGTTCGTCGCGCAAAGCGCTTTCGTCCTGCTTCTCCAGTTCTCGCTGAACAGCAGACACATCCACTTGATGGTAATGCAGCGCATGCAGGGTCGCTGCAGTAGGAGAAGGTACCCAGGCAGTATTGGCCCCCGCCTTGGGATGACCGATCTTCTGCTCGATCATGGCCGCCATCAGGTCCGGCATGGCCCACATGCCCTTGCCGATCTGAGCACGGCCACGCAGGCCACAAGCCAGGCCAACCAGCACATTGCTGCGCTCATAGGCTTGAATCCAGGCCTCTCCCTTCATATCACCCTTGCGCACCATCGGTCCCGCGGCCATCGCGGTATGCATTTCATCGCCAGTACGGTCCAGGAACCCTGTGTTGATAAACACCAGACGTTCGGATGCAGCTTGAATGCAAGCTTTCAAGTTGACAGAAGTACGCCTCTCTTCATCCATCACCCCCACCTTGAGGGTATTTCGGGCCAGGCCCAATACATCCTCGACGCGATCAAACAGGGTATTGGCAAAAGCGACTTCCTTGGGACCATGCATCTTCGGCTTGACGATGTATACGGAGCCAGTGCGGGAGTTTCGCGCTGCCCCCTCCGGCTTCTGCAAGTCGTGCAGAGCAATCAAGGACGTCACGATACCGTCGAGGATACCTTCCGGGAGTTCATTGCCGTCGGCATCAAGCACTGCCGGAGTGGTCATCAAGTGACCAACATTGCGCACAAACAGCAGTGAACGACCAGGCAGAGTCACTTCACCGCCGTCAGGCGAAGTCCAGCTCAGGTCAGGATTCAGGGTTCTGGTAAAGGATTTCCCCCCCTTGGTCACTTCACTGGAGAGGTCGCCTTTCATCAAGCCAAGCCAATTGGCATAGACATCGACCTTATCCTCCGCGTCCACGGCTGCGACGGAGTCCTCGCAATCCATGATGGATGTCAGTGCAGACTCCAGCTTGACGTCCTTGACCCCTGCCGGATCAATCTTGCCGATGGGATGCTCCGCATCAATCAGGATTTCCAGATGCAGCCCATGATGGGCCAGCAATACAGAGGTCGGCGCCGAAGCCTCACCCCGATAACCAATCAGCTTGCCGGGCTCTTTGAGGCCGGTCTCACGACCGCCTGCCAGGGATACCACCAGACGGCCATCTCTCAGGACATAACGCACCGCTTCACGGTGCGAGCCGGTGGCCAAGGGCACAGCCTGATCCAGCACATTGCGAGCGTAGGAAATGACTTTCTCACCACGCTTGGGATTGAAGCCGGTACCTTTTTCACAGCCATCTTCTTCGGAGATGACATCGGTACCGTAGAGAGCATCATACAAGCTCCCCCAGCGGGCATTGGCCGCATTCAGGGCATAACGGGCATTGTTGACGGGCACAACCAGCTGTGGACCAGCCTGTACAGCGATTTCACGATCCACATTTTCTGTCGTCACCTGGACACTGGCCGGAGTCTCGACCAGATAGCCAATGCTCTCCAGAAAAGCGCGATAGGTCGCCATATCAGTGACCCGGCCTGGGTACTCGCGATGCCAGGCATCAAGCTTGCTCTGCAGCTCATCGCGTTCAGCGAGAAGAGCGCGATTGACTGGTGCCAGGTCGTGGAAAATCTCGTCCACCCCTTTCCAGAAGGCCTCCGGGTCAATGCCGGTGCCCGGTAGGGCTTGCTCATTGATGAACTGATCCAGTTCAGCTGCCAGCTGAAGGCGATGGCGGGTGATGCGTTGCGTCATGAGTGAAGCTCCTCGTATGGCCAGGGTGCCCCCCTTGGCACCGAATGACCGGACTGGGAAGGTAGACTGCTCACGAATAATTTTGTGGAAAATTATTCCATATGTAAACCCACAGCCTTGTTCCAGATGCCAGAGCTAGACCAAATGATAATCCTCCAGCCCTGTATTACGCCCTTGAAGGGAAGGAATTCACTGCAATTGGTGTCCAAGCAGATACTCATCCTGCAATAAGAAACAGTGGTGCCAAACCTGAAGCCTAGTTAGCATGGAAGCTCTTGCTGGAGATCACGATGACCGATTTCACTTCTCTTGAGGAAATCACAACCCTTCTTTCAGTGGGGCCGGACACTCTTGGCAATGGCTCGCCACTTGCCTCCTATCTGGCACACTACCGGCTCGCCAAGCTGCACCAGGATGGTATCAGTCTCCAGGTGGGCAATATCACTACAGCACGCTTTCGCCTGTGGACTCAGGTCTGGACTCCTCCGGCCCCGCGCGGCACAGCTATCATCGTACATGGATACTACGACCACCTGGGTCTCTATTGTCATTTACTCAAGCTGCTTCTGGACGAGGGATTACAGGTTGTCTTGTGGGATCTCCCTGGCCATGGCTTATCCAGCGGAGAGCGTGCCGACATTGATGATTTCGACGATTACATCGACTGTCTGAAGAGCATACAGCAGTATCTCGATAGCGAAGGTCTGGCGACAGGTCCGTGGATCGGGCTAGGCCAGAGCACGGGTGCAGCCATTCTGTCCACGGATGCGTTAACTCGCGGTGATGATGGGCACTGGTCAGCCCTGGTCCTTCTCGCGCCACTGGTACGCCCCATGGGCTGGACACGTGCAGCCTGGGTACACAGCCTGGTAGGACCATTCATTGGCAGTGTCCCACGCAGGTTCCGCGCCAATACCAATGATGCCGACTTCGCTACTTTCCTGCGCGAACATGACCCGCTGCAGCCTGTACGTTTGCCGACCAGTTGGGTCAGTGCCATGCGCCGCTGGATACCTCGGTTGATGGAGCTTCCACCGAATCATATCCCAACTCTGATCCTCCAGGGAGATCAGGATCTGACCGTCGATGGCAATTGGAATCTTCGTGTGCTGGAAAAGAAATTCCTCAACGCCAGGGTTCACCGCCATAACGATGCACGGCATCATCTGGTCAATGAAGCTGCGCCCATCCGTGACGAGCTGTTCAAGCACGTACGCGATTTTCTGAATGAGCGGCTCCCCCCCAGCAACAGGAATGCAAACAGTCGATGCTCAAGCGCTCAGGACACGCACTGAAAAGAACTTTCTCTAGCCTGGCCTTCCCATATAGCCCTCTGCTGCTATTGGCAATGCTGGCCTTCTTCACAACGGGATGTGTCAGTAGCTCACAGACACCTGACCCCATGCGCCAGGCACTCCTTGGCTTGGGCCAGCAGGCTGCCAAGGAGCTGACCACATCACCTGCTCTGGATGGCACGGCGCTGCGTGACCAAACCTTTCTGCTGTCGCCTCCCAACGTGGACCATCGCCTGACTGTCGATGAAACCCGAGTGAAGGAAAGTCTGACGCGTGGGCTTCTGGGGGTCCAGGATGGTCCCCAGGTGCTTGACTGGCAGCCTGCCGATACCCCCGGAGTCGGTACCAACCAGTGGCTCGTTGATAGCCGCCTGATCGCCGATGGCCCTCGTCTCCAGCTCTCTGACCGCGAGCTTCTACCTTATCGCTTCGAGCTTCGCCTTCGCAGACCCGGAGATGGCGCTGCCCTCTGGTCGACGGTAGTCAACGGGGCATTCGATGCTGACGCTTTATAACGCGCTTTTACCATATCTATAAGCTCATATACTCCTCCCATTCTACCAGTATGCCGTATTGTCTTGTTATTCCCGGGAATAAGGGTAATACGGTATATCAGTACCTTACTCTCACTCGACGTAGATCTAGACGAGCTCCTCAGACTTCATCTAACCCATTGCCCCGGAAACCGTGGGTTTCACCAAATGAATGATCTCTAGGAAGAGTCAGTTCAAAGTACCCAAATAAAAATAAAAGTGGAAAAATCCCCCTAGAAATTATGATTTTTCAAATGCCTCACGAGGTAATTTCTTACAAGCTCTTGAGAAATGAGAATCTTGCAGAAATAAGATGAAGAGAATAATTTTTATCTATGGTTTCTCATGGATATATACGAAGGGCTTCCGAACACTATATTCGGCCTATAATAGGTTGTATCATAAAATTTTAATATCCAGAGTGCATGAACAAAGTATTCCTATGGAATTATAATATTAATTAATTATAAGCCCATGAACCACAAATCAGCAACACTAACATATAAAATAAAACAATAATATCAATCGCATAACCAGGAGACACAATGAAAATCAAAAGATTTGAGCAGAGTGCTCGTATGAGCCAGGCATCGCAAAGCGGTAACCTTCTAGTTCTTTCTGGGCAAGTGTCTTCTGGGAAGACGGTCACCGAGCAAGCAGAAAGCCTTCTGAAAAATATTGATGACTTGCTAGAAAGGGCTGGAACCGATAAGAGCAATGTCATTTACGCAAACATT carries:
- a CDS encoding alpha/beta hydrolase — protein: MTDFTSLEEITTLLSVGPDTLGNGSPLASYLAHYRLAKLHQDGISLQVGNITTARFRLWTQVWTPPAPRGTAIIVHGYYDHLGLYCHLLKLLLDEGLQVVLWDLPGHGLSSGERADIDDFDDYIDCLKSIQQYLDSEGLATGPWIGLGQSTGAAILSTDALTRGDDGHWSALVLLAPLVRPMGWTRAAWVHSLVGPFIGSVPRRFRANTNDADFATFLREHDPLQPVRLPTSWVSAMRRWIPRLMELPPNHIPTLILQGDQDLTVDGNWNLRVLEKKFLNARVHRHNDARHHLVNEAAPIRDELFKHVRDFLNERLPPSNRNANSRCSSAQDTH
- a CDS encoding RidA family protein — encoded protein: MKIKRFEQSARMSQASQSGNLLVLSGQVSSGKTVTEQAESLLKNIDDLLERAGTDKSNVIYANIFLTDMDDYEAFNQVWDKWVASEQGQVPSRAAIQVVRLASPDWVVEVQVFARA